A section of the Alligator mississippiensis isolate rAllMis1 chromosome 8, rAllMis1, whole genome shotgun sequence genome encodes:
- the LOC102565000 gene encoding epoxide hydrolase 3 codes for MSVPLQLLKWFMSSRTAGIQNLQRCHTEQELEAYICGLSQPGRVTAALNYYRGLFRRPIVKEKTVLAPTLVIWGKKDVFLEVGLLTVMQRYFNCGC; via the exons ATGTCTGTCCCGCTGCAGCTGCTGAAGTGGTTCATGAGCAGCAGGACTGCAGGAATCCAGAACCTGCAGCGGTGCCACACGGAGCAAGAGCTCGAGGCTTACATCTGCGGCCTttcccagccaggcagggtgacCGCAGCACTTAACTACTACAGGGGCCTCTTCAG GAGGCCCATTGTGAAGGAGAAGACTGTGCTGGCACCCACACTGGTGATCTGGGGGAAGAAGGACGTGTTCCTGGAGGTTGGGCTGCTCACAGTCATGCAGCGGTACTTCAACTGTGGGTGCTGA